TTTTTATCGCACAGGCGTCGTTGCCAAGAACGAGGTCCTGAGGGTCCAGGTCTCGGTTTCCTCGGCCCGGCTGGAGTTAATTCGGGCAGAAAGCAACGTCAAGGTGGCTTGGAAACAGCTCGAGAGAATAACGGGACAGACACTGGAGGGAAATTACAATGTTACGGCCGGAGATTTCAACCTTGAGGAATTCCCTGTTCCAGAAGACCCTCTGGGAAGGGCTTTGGAGCTGAGACCCGAACTGAAAGGTCTCGAGGCATCCAGAAAAGCCGCACTCCAGACCGTAAAGGCTGTCAAAGGACAGGTCATGCCGCAGGTTGAGCTTTCTGCACAGGCCCGTGTTACCGATGATAATATATTCCCTTCAGAAGAGGACGAATTGAGTATAGGGATCGCTGCCGAACTCAGGCTGTTCGATTCAGGGAAAGTCCACGGACAGGTCGTGGAGGCACAGGGAGCGGCTGAAGAATTATTATATCGCATTGAAGATTTGAAGCGCGAGATAGGGCTGGAGGTATCCAGGGCGAGTGTAACCCTTGATTCAGCCATCCAGAGGGTCAAAGTTGCGGAAGATTCTGTGGTCCAGGCCGAGGAGGATTACCGCATGGCCATGAAGCGTTATCAGAATCAGATGGGCACTAACATCGACGTGCTGGATGCACGTCTTGCCATGACCGACACGAGAAACGCAAGGACAAATGCGGTTGCAGAAGCCAGAACTGCCTATGCCGACCTGCTTTATGCCATGGGTGAATTTTAAGAGTGCTTTTGAAAGTTTTCTGCTGAAAGGGGAACAGCTTATAAATGTCTAAGCCTGAAATACTAAACGCTGTAACGCCAAAAAGAAAAAGAAAAATTTTTATCTGGGCCGCCGTGGCAGCTGTTGCCGTGGCAGCAGCGGCAGCGGGGTGGATGATCCTGAGGCCCTCAAACGATCATGCGGGCCTTGTCAGTGGCAACGGCCGCATCGAGGCGACCGAGATAAATATTGCGACAAAACTGGGAGGACGAGTGGTTGAGATAATGGCAGACGAAGGAGATTTCGTAAAAGCCGGTCAACTGTTATCAAAGATGCAGGTCGAAGTGCTAGAGGCACAGCGCAATGAAGCTCTGGCCAAAAAGGAGCAGGCTGTCTCTGCGGTTGCCGAAGCCAAAGCTCAGGTCGCCGTGCGAAAAGGCGACGTTGCTACGGCGGAGGCAGTTGTTAAACAGCGCGAAAGCGAACTCTACGGAGTCCAAACACGCTATGTGCGTTCTAAAGCTCTGATGGAGGAACATGTAATATCTGTTCAGGAATTCGATAATATGACCTCGGAATTCGACGGCAAAAAG
Above is a window of Synergistaceae bacterium DNA encoding:
- a CDS encoding TolC family protein, with amino-acid sequence MKLNNLFTKSYFTVVCIAVFTIGLIATGADCAETLTLEKLLVLSRKANPLILAADTRVRQQEGRLIQARSNQMPQLYGSFGYKKLNETPSAYAFAPDGKTRIGIVPMGYEETYSAALNLTQVLYSGGTLSARTQTEKLLVTARKTELDRTVQQVENGVRIAFYELQKSVSSAQVAAEALNLAKEHLRQVEIFYRTGVVAKNEVLRVQVSVSSARLELIRAESNVKVAWKQLERITGQTLEGNYNVTAGDFNLEEFPVPEDPLGRALELRPELKGLEASRKAALQTVKAVKGQVMPQVELSAQARVTDDNIFPSEEDELSIGIAAELRLFDSGKVHGQVVEAQGAAEELLYRIEDLKREIGLEVSRASVTLDSAIQRVKVAEDSVVQAEEDYRMAMKRYQNQMGTNIDVLDARLAMTDTRNARTNAVAEARTAYADLLYAMGEF